The region GTCTTTGCGACTTTTGATAAAATTCTAAAAGGATTTATGCTGTGGGCTGAAAAATGCTGACGATTAAGTTAACTTTGATAGATCGCAAGTGTTGACGTCCGTGtttgttcttgctttttttttctttttgttgttcttgctATATTACAGGTATTTGATGGACTGAACCTTTGACAAATATTGAATACTTGAGGGATAAGAAGCGAATGACGTTGAATGTACTCAAATCGACCGTGCTTTGAGTAactcattatttttttatgagcCGCTGATTGGGCCACAACcaactttcttttaatttttttggatcAAATCTGTCCCTGGTTACAGTATAGTTGCGTCCCAACACCGATTGGTAGGTTACTACCGTTTTAAATCAGTATTTCTACACTTTAAGACCATTTTCTTACTGAAAAATTGACACTTGTAGCAGGGAAGGGAGAAAATCAGCTATGTGATACATTAATATTACAAAAATCgtcaaaaaaagaacagtggaCCACTTCGTTCAGATGGCTGGCCCTTTATGGCCTTAGAGTGATattacaagaaagaaaagttgaatttaaattaaatctCTAAATTAAATCTTAAATCTCTCCATTAAATCTTGTTGAATTTAgttaaaatttctttccttctttcacTACTTGCTGGCTGGAAAAGTAAATTTATCCTACATTGCTGGTagaaagcaatgacaaaaaaatattcgtgGCTGGGATAAGGGTCTTTAATGAATTTGCTTGCTAGCAAAAGTGATCCTTTGAAATTTGTCTTGCTGGCTCTGAGGAGCggctattttttttccaggaaaGTTAATTATTAACCATAAAACGCTTAAAAGGTACCAGTTAGTTGTTTGGAAACGAAATAatgcttttttgaaaatttggtcgTTGAGCACTCCTGTCTGTTCAGAAGATACAAGATCcgttaagcaaccacgacgactaCGGCAACAACGTCATAAATTTTGCATATCTgataatgaaaaacagtagttttgcacgctttgcacgtgcatttctCATTTTCGGACATCTGagagacgttctcgttcttttcacgacgtgaaatggttgtagttgtgtggacgacgtgagcatatgatgacaaatgttcagttttgtctttttatctCTGAGGCGCTGGTTCCAGTTTAATTCCAAGATAGAACACATTTTACAAGCGTAATGACGTTGAATAATTGAggaatgattgcagaaatgcGAAGTTACATTAGCGGATGACGTTCTCCCTATCGTCGActtcgtgtttgcttaagctgaGCTCCCTATTAGATCAACGTACGACGCAGGAACATTTTGATTATTCGATTGTGTTATTTTCTTCACGCAATAACAAAGTTGTAATTACTTTCCAGAGATGAATTCTAATCGTTCTTTGCTTGAAGCCCCAATTGACGTTCACACAAACAATATTTGTTGCAATGACCCAGAAAGCGTCCTGCCGAGCTGTATCAACGAAAAATTGCAGAATATGAATACTATCATCAACAAGGCAAAGCCCAAGAaggaaaggaaacaaaagtgAGTGTCTTGATTTACCTTGATGTCACCATCAATTTTTAGCCTACTTTACACGCCTCTGTTTGGCCGAGAATATTAGAGAGTTTTAGCACCGACAACGAACACGACTACGCGTACGAGTTTAGCTCGTTCTCCCAGTTGTACTCGTACTCGAAAAAATAAGGTTAAGCATACACTAACAACGCGTAATAAAATAGTTTAGAGTTAATCAATCGAGATTAAATCTGCTTAGTCCACTGATCGCCACTTGTCAAATAGGTGAATTTAAGTGCATACATTTCGATCGGAAGTCGGGTTTCcaactttttattgtttgtttgtttgtttgttttttttttgcgaataTTAAAAGCTGTGCCTACCAAAGTAAAAGCAAATAGAAGGAAACCACGAACGTTAGTCTATCGAGTTTCTGTCAAGATaaatctgtaaaaaaaaaaattaggtgtcgtaaaaaaaattaaatattcccTTCCTTGGTTTGTTTACTTCATGGCGAAAGCGAACAGGCCGCAGTCCTTAAAGCAATGATAACGGTGCCAGCCCATATCCTATTTTTCACAAACCTTGAATGAATATCTATATGTTGATGTTTGTCACAATCTTCTGAAGCACATTTAAAACCagcaaagtaaattaaatcgacctttcttgccttttcggcCGGAAGTCCAACTCGTTTCCCACTACGACTTTTCAATTCAAACTCGTCGTTCTACGCGTCCTCCGTACGAGATTTGAGACTTTGCGCATGCTCTTTAGAACTTTCTTCCAGacctcgtactcgtagtcggaCTCGTCGTTGGTGCTAAAACTCTCTATTACCCGAAACTCGCGCCACACGTCATAAACCAATCACTGACTTAGACGTCCTCGACCGCGTTTTCCCAGGGTTTTTTGTGGCCTTCTGATTGGCATGAAACCTTACTTTGTTTTTGGGAAACTGCAAAGGTGGTACTTACAACTTAGGTTGCTTCCTTTTAATAAGAACTTGACGTTAATTCCTTTTTTCATGTGATTATTACGTTTGAACACGGGAAATGTTTGCCAATATGctttgaatgaagaaaatgtgtTGCTAATTAATATTTGAAGGCGTTAATTAAGTGTGATTTTAACGATTCATTTGTTAAGTATCATTACTTATCCGTCTGTGTAGCTGTTACTTTGTATTTACTTGAAGATCATGATCCTTTATTGAGGCTGTGCTGAGACAAAACTGTTTGCTAAACAAAATTGACAATAATAAGTTAAAATTGGATCTCAGTAACCAACCACTTACTTTCGTTGACGTTTTGTGTAGATTTCGAAAGCTGGTAAACTAGGCTAATTATCGATTGGAAATTTCgtttaaaaaagtgaaacGATACTGAGTTGAATATGAAGAATTTGACTCCGTTTTGGGTTTGGGGTTTATAAAGACCATTAGCCAAGGTTTTTACCACGTCCAATGCAATGTGTTGCAAACTGAGACTGTTACTCGCTTTTTAACAGGAGTCCTGAGTTACACATCTACTTGTTGTCATTCAAATGAACTTCCCCTTCAGACTGTATCTTGCCGTGTCCGATGTTATGCAAGCATTCAtaatcttattttcttttgccaaATTAGCCTCAATTGTGCATACAATCGGTTTTGCGGGTTTCACGGGAACAAATGggtcaatttgttttcatcaagTGTCCTATCTGAAGCGGTTCTTGTCGTCCTCTTTATATAAAGATTACTCGGGAagttttcagttaaaaaaaaaaaaaacaggtgcCCCGTTATAAGTTTACCATCAAACCTAGTTTCTATGTACATAGTAACAGTTATattgataataacaataacaatgttaTATACATTTATGTTAGTAACGGAAGTGTTGTTCAATTTAATGTCATTTTCAGAATGAGGAACAACGATCATCTCTGGGATCAAGACCTTGATGACATTCTTAACAGTTTTGCTTTCAACAATTCTGGAAATACATGCAACGATCCCTTTACAATTCATGCCACCAATGAAATAGAAACCGGAGAGAAATTGGTTCACAAACAAAGGGCGCCCTCTTCAAGAAATGATTTTTCAGATCCGTCACCGCTATTTGGTATTCCATCCGCGTGCCAAACAGCACTATCTCCAGGAAATGATTGGCAGCTCATGAATCTTGCTCCAACACAAAGTACTCCCACCTCTGAAGTAACGTTCTCTGCAGAAAAGACTTTGCCCTTTGACGGTGCCCTGTCAACTTTCGTATCCTCTACACCGGATATTATGGGCAACATCACTCAACCGGTTGACTCCCTAAGCTGTATTGAAAGTGATCAAGATACAGACTTTGCTGTGTTTTCTGAAGAATCGAGGCCATCCAGTATGAAAAGCCCCGCACAAAAATACGAAAATCTCAGAGCAAAAATAGAGACGGATGTGGAACAAAGAGGAAGCTAACACCACCCAAGCAATGCACAAGAAAGCTATTTCGAATCCTGTCTCTCATTCTCCAAGCCTTTGAGAATACGTTGAGTGCAGAACTTGAGGAACGCTATGTATTAGTGCTAGAGGGAGCTCTTCGTGATATCCAAAATGCTCATTGTCATTTAAAGAAATCCACAACaggaaatttattttgaaatgaacAGTCACGAGCGATCAGAACAATTTTACTGAATTCTGCACGAAACTCCGACCTTGTTCTCAGTTATACTCGTTTAAGATTGAAGGTGACGTAATTCTTGAAGCAAACATACTCAGGGCCGGGTCTCGCGCTTGTTTCAATGAAGAGCGTTGAGTTCTTAGGTCTGGTATGCAAATAATCTTAGTTTTCGACAGCCTAAGGACTGCTTGATGCCGTTATGCTTTAGAAGCCGCATCAACCCGACGACGGTTTGCATAGCCAGCGTGGTAACAACTTGTTCTTTTAACTCGAGAGATAATAGGGTGATTTGTAATTGAGGGGCTCTTTGTATTCGAATCTACACCTCAACTTCCTCGTCAGCTTGTAACATtagaataaaattatgaaacTGATTACGATGTCGTTTGTGTTTGAGGAGTAAATGAAAGCGACGCAACCATGATCATGCTTAAGTTGGGATAAACAAGAAGATCaatttgcaaatgaaaaaggCAAAGTTGATCAAACTGTTaatttgatcagccttgctgaTTCTTATTTGCACTCAAAAGTCTCCTGCTGATCTGATGCTGCAAGGATcgggtgtttttttttttgctacgTTTATTTGGTTTCTTGCTAGGCTCGTAGCCAGCAAAATTTTCCAACTATTTGAGAAGATGTGCTTGAATCGAACTTTAGTCGAATTTGTTGTTCTGACAAAAGCCAATACTGTGCTCTCAATCAAATATTGCACAAgtaaattttattctttttaataGGATAGCATTGGAGCTAGCGATTACTTTCAGGGTCGTTATTTCTGGTTTCATTTCTGTTTCAATTGGAAAAAAACCGCTGGCACTATATCATGCGGGCTCTAAAATTGTACAATCGCATCATTTTTGTGGGATTCAAAACGCAGAACGCGTTTTAATAGATTAAGTTACcttcgttgttgttgttgttccagCAGCTTGCTACTAAATCTACTAAGTACATAGGCGaaccacaaaaaaacaaaaacaacaaagaaaacaggaaatttcaacCGAGGCGAGTGCCTCGGTTCGCCTCAAAACTGACTACGGGCCAGGGgaccgtttctcgaaagtcccgaaaagccattcgtaaaattccgacccgcttattctgtaaagctggtcttttcatatgttgtaaagggaataagaattaaaataactgcgaagtttcgtgcctcgagacgccttcgttttgaagatacaatgagaattatgtcaccccaAATGCGCCCGAacagtttcgggactttcgagaaacgggtctCTGCTTGCTAACATATTTGACGACGATCTTAGGTCGTAACGCGGTCTGTGGCTTCAAGTGCTGCTCAGCTTGTCGATCATTCGATGCCATGGCTCAAACGCAATAGGTGTTGTGACAGTCGAGCTTGCAGTCAGAGCTTCTTTCTTTTACAGGTGCATGCAGAAGGAGTCAATAGAATAGTGCAGAATTTGTCagtagagtgtgttcacatgacgtcacggcggccatgttggaggactacacaaagaaacggcggccatgttggaggagtgaaatattcctTTGAGGATTGAActctttttatgcaaattcctccttttgtttcattatgcaaatatggcttctggtcacatgagcgaacacactctcTACCATGAAAAGTGACCGACAGGCTCGTTTATGAGTTATAAAAGCTGTTGAAAGGTCTCCGTTCGACATCTTGGAAAGAACCTTGAGGCGGGTTTCGTTGGGTGTCTGCGGTATTACACTTGACTGGGTTTCGACACGGAAAGCGAGGGTAAATCCATGGCGGCTTTCCCCCGATTAGCTGTAGCGTATTGTAGCTATCCTTTTGGGATTAAGGTTTCTCACTTGCACCGCAATAACCAACACCCACTCTCCCTACAAAAAGATGACGTCAGACCTAATCATATTGGAACACTCATGTTCACgacttttatttcaatttatttggttttattaCAATTCACTGAGCGACAGCAAGATCAGGCAACTTGTAGACCTCATGAAAAGGAAATATGTCTTTTATTGGAACCAGACGCTTGAGCACTAACGTAAACTAAACTTTTGCACTctatcaaaaataattatagccCTTCTGCTTACCTTGATTCAACACAAAAAAGCCCATGAGAACTCTGGTAAAACTCAGAATAGGTCGCCACATCTATGTGTTGAAACTAGTAGATACGACAAAATCCCTCTCGATGAAAGGATATGTCCTCTCTGTAGTGGTAATAAAATTGTGGACGAAACGCAGCCCCGCTTTCTCGATTGTCAGAGATATTCCTGGATGAGAGATTTATTCCTTTCGAAAATTGAAACGAAAATTGATGATATTCCAAAATTATcgcatgaaaatttgatatcacaaCTAATGAATTCTAATGATTACTATGTTAACCTTCGATTAATTATGTTCATCTCATCGTGCTTTGATATACGAGACAAATTGATTTGACCCTTATTGgaatattggataaatgcTATGATATATATCAATGTTGCAATTTAATTACTGTAATGATCATGCTTTCGAcgcttttgcaatgctgtaTTGTTATAGTCACGCAAATAAGGCTCGCTGTTGTTGTTAGTTAAGAATAGCAAAtcacttgtttttgttgtgtcTATTAGAAttcagggctgcaaataatttcccggcTGGCTCTGGTCAAATTGTCCGGTCAAACCAATTCTGCTCGGACATGTCCCATTTTTGGCCGGACAAAcatcgataataataatattcctCACCAGCGAAAACAACCAGACAAATTGTCCGGTCATCTAAGGATTTGTCCggacaaaacctatttttgaccaGACATTGCCGTTGAACGgccgttatttgcagccctgtaAATACACACATACTGACTCTTACAATCTAAACCAAATCTACTTCTCTCTTTCCATCCCACACCCATCCAAAGAAGAACCAAAGGAGAAAAGTGCTTTTGTTTTACGGGACAAAATGGCTGACACTACGAGCTGGAGGCTACACAACGGCACAATGGTCACCAATGCTGGATACGGCTCATCATCAACTTTGCATAATAAGGCGATTGCAATTGCAGAACTCAAGACTGTACCAGATAAATATCTCAAAGAGTTAAAAAACATTTCCGAAAAATTCGCAACTAGACAACCAATGATTATGTCGCCAGCCCCAAGAAAAACGTGCTCTTGCGGGGGACCGAGTTTGAATGTGAACAATGTTGGTAACTCCCACGCGTTGTTAATTTCAAATGCGTTGCAGATAAGTGTGTCGCATTCACCTGCACTGAATAAAGATGGCAATCCTTTGGAAAGAGTTTCGAGTATGCAGATATCGTACAAAACGGCCATCCATAAAAACATCTGTAGGGacgggaaattttgaaatcgaACATGGCTGACCAATAACGAGAACAAAGCGACGACTACGTCATTTAAGATCCAGCGAAACGTCGTGTAGGCACTGACGAGCCAAATGATTGAGAAAAGTCCTCCAAGACAGAGGGCCAAACATGGCTTAAACCACTGAAGAAACGCTACTATAATAAAGAGGACAATCGCGATGTGCTGCACAAAGACCATGAAGAGAGGATATGATTTGAAGAGGCTAATCGATGCCATCATCATCGCGAAATACcctgaaaagacaaaaaggcGAAAAAGGATCGCCATGAGATCTGATTTGCGGGTTACTTCGTCGCTTGAGACTTCGTCTTTGCCCGCCGAGGATAATTCTTTAGCTGTTGAAAACAATTGACGTCTACGGCGAGCCGTTTTCCCGTGTAATGCGCTAGAAAAAACTAAGAAGCTGGCTGTGATGTCCAACAGCAAAAAGTTTGCAGATCGATACAACATTTCgtcaagtcattttttttttgcacgtTATTGTCTTTTATCTAGATCTGTCGTAGTTGTGCAGACTGAGTTATAAGATTACATTAAGTCATTTCGACTTACTTAAGTTACTTTCATTACTAGGAAACCTGCGAGCTTAAGTGAAGCATGTTCCTTGAGGCTGAAGGATCATAACAAAATATGTACATACAAGTTAAAGGAATATGTAAGacttaaacaaaaatttgaaatacgcCGTTCAAGTTGGATTCCACAGTTAGCCGTAATCTTGGCCTCTCTACCTGAAATCGCTGAAGTTACTAAAGTAGTTATTGTTTCGCAGCTTTCGTGCTATTCCACAAACTAAACCTGTTGGTCAAACAACTTATAATGCATGTCACCATAGTACATTTATGTCTCTAAACTAAATTGATTCGAAAATTCAGCTTGTAACTCTGAAAGGCTGGTCTTGCAAAGAGTAAAACGatattttctcctttcttttgaGTGGCTTTAGTTAATTCTACACTGCTTTAGaatttaacattaatttttttcagtttgtttcgacgttttgttttcctatagAGACCACGCAAAGTTCAATAAGAATTCATCAATGCGTAGCTGACGTGCAACGattgaatttcaaagaaactttttCCCTTTAGTGACATCGTCACGTAGtctgtgataaaaaaaaaaaaggaaacgtACAAGTTAGAAATAAAGCAATCGATAGACTGAAATCTTGTCTAGACCTGTTTATGatcgaaaaaaaatgtttaaggtATCCTAGCGCCTTTATCCGCAAAATTTTCCTCAGGGGGATTTTCTCCAATTTAAAGCCACGGATGCCGTTTTAGTCAAAATACTTTCATCACAGAAAAATCAgtgaagcttttttaattttcaaagcCAGAATAATTGATCCTGATAGTCTCATTTTTCGTGGAGAAACAACATTTAtacattaaattatttttttctttgtctctcATCTACATAAGATGCCCAGAAAGATAAATTTGGGTTAAGCCAGTTTTTAAATAAGTTtgcatgtgtgtgtgtgtgtggtgCTTTTAATCGAAGAGAgatattttctgttttaaacTGAGGTCAGCTtggtaaagccagttaaattCACACGAGACAGTGGTTGCCAGGCACAAGATgagtttcttgttatttttaaagggGATCATATCCTGATATACATGTACATATTTGCAATTGTTGGGCACCGTATTGCACTGTACTACGTAGTTTTCGCGGCGTATTTCTAGTGTTAAATGATTTAGAGCCAATTTTAGCATAACTTTCCAGAATTATATCATGTTCTGGGTTGCGCAGATTAAAAACTTACCTCCGCAGCACCATGGGCAACAACGTGTCAGTAACATCGCACTTGTTAACACTGAAAGGGAATATTGTATGCCAACTCTGTAGTCAACAATGATATAGACGTACCATACATATATTTGGCCGTCCAAATGAGCATAGATATATTTTGCGGTCGATACAGCTatttcttttaacatgttttatgAGCTCATATAATAGAATCATAcgttaaaatattttcacttcataTGTAGGCCTATGTTAGTGCATCATATGACCTTCGTTTGTTTTCGACTGTTTCGTAAAAATTTGGGCAACTTGCGAGAATTTTTGGGTAAATGGTCCTCCGCCCCCTTCCCTGGCAAAAAATTGCCCGTACACCTATGCTCATCcatattttaaacttttgtttgcatttctATATATACCAGTTTTCACATTTAAATTACGTAGTTTCCgcaataaagataaaaaaatttcaatttcgtATATATAAACGCTTCCAATCTAAATTTTCCGTTATATCTAAAGGAGGCTTGTTTCGCCAGCCGATATATATGTATAGTActctaaaaaaacaaaaaaaacattctacgTTGTATCGGCCCTTGCTTTAGCactcattgttttgttttgtttttttaatttgccgATCAGATCACCAGTCTACTGATCCAACATAAACTAACACGAAAATCGTTCACGGTTGCATGCTTGACTTTACTTTCGTCACAAGGCTGATTTTGAAGAGCGAAAGCAGGAGGCGCAACTGAAAGTGCagtaaatgtaaattaaagtatatttattattcaactttcatacactgtacgaattccgattttctgattggttgatttgtaccacgtgaccctgggttatgacgcaacaacctccttgacgtcattatcgtggAGTAATAGacgtggtgtaaattctatacaccactgtcattacaccatggctttggctgactcaaaatttgacgatttttgcttgcagtgtattcaatttgaataataaaaaggttaacgcactcattgctcgtgaattatcgggatttacctgcactcgttcactaacaatgaactcgaaatttttcaataccgcactcggcggcctcgtgcggtattgaaatttctcgttcatttttagtgaactcgtgcaggtaaatcccgataattcactcgccgagtgcgttaacctgtaatTACTCCACTTTGTACGGGTTCccgcttaaaaaaacaaaaaaaaaaaaaacaagacgcTATTGTGAAGCA is a window of Acropora palmata chromosome 4, jaAcrPala1.3, whole genome shotgun sequence DNA encoding:
- the LOC141878605 gene encoding uncharacterized protein LOC141878605, with the translated sequence MLYRSANFLLLDITASFLVFSSALHGKTARRRRQLFSTAKELSSAGKDEVSSDEVTRKSDLMAILFRLFVFSGYFAMMMASISLFKSYPLFMVFVQHIAIVLFIIVAFLQWFKPCLALCLGGLFSIIWLVSAYTTFRWILNDVVVALFSLLVSHVRFQNFPSLQMFLWMAVLYDICILETLSKGLPSLFSAGECDTLICNAFEINNAWELPTLFTFKLGPPQEHVFLGAGDIIIGCLVANFSEMFFNSLRYLSGTVLSSAIAIALLCKVDDEPYPALVTIVPLCSLQLVVSAILSRKTKALFSFGSSLDGCGMEREK